In the genome of Rhinolophus ferrumequinum isolate MPI-CBG mRhiFer1 chromosome 24, mRhiFer1_v1.p, whole genome shotgun sequence, one region contains:
- the SYNPO gene encoding synaptopodin isoform X2 yields the protein MEGCSEEASLLRHLEKVASEEEEVPLVVYLKENAALLMANGLHLSQNREAQQTPPTLPPAEVHSPTADVNQNLPSPSATLIAPASNSNHSPPATDVNQNPPAAVTPQSRPLSSIQQNSSDAQLPSNGTVTDSKPSTLCASGPPQELAVEARSSTLLIEKVSAPPATTFSREAAPISSSGPPAPDFTSSSLLIDVQPSAAAAAAEQETAGQTVTTTPTKLYSEVHLTLAKPPSVVNRTAKPFGIQAPGNSSQMERSPMVERRHLGGKAPAPQSHSMADRSPRPQRHVMSHSPMVERRPMAQRSPALERRPLGNFTPPPTYAETLSTAPLASRVRSPPSYSALYPSSDPKPSHLALQVVPTSKTGILEESMARRGSRKSMFTFVEKPKVTPNPDLLDLVQTADEKRRQRDQGEASLEEEPFALGAEASNFQQEPAPRDRASPTATEDVLPEWASCLKSPRIQAKPKPKPNQNLSEASGKGAELYARRQSRMEKYVIESSGHADLARCPSPTMSLPSSWKYSINAPGSLRVASRSPARTPPASLYHGYLPKNGVLRPEPTKQPQPPYQLRPSLFVLSPIKEPAKASPRAASPAKPSSLDLAPSLPKATLPRSPALPRPSRSSPGLYPAPGQDGLQPTTMSPTYSSDISPLSPSRAWSPRAKQAPRPSFSTRNAGIEAQDRRESLPTSPPWTPGASRPPSSLDGWVSPGPWEPGRGSSMSSPPPLPPPPPPPMSPSWSERSESPMRPETEMRPPSRQLQALLARNIINAARRKSASPRPAGAESLRPFSPPRAPPPPPPPPPRMRSPQPARPGPATAPGATFAPIPRSPLPAGPSPCASPRSPLPAAPRPFPYRRSPTDSDVSVDSEDSGAKSPGILGYNICPRGWNGSLRLKRGSLPAEASCTT from the exons ATGGAGGGGTGCTCAGAGGAAGCCAGCTTATTGCGGCACCTGGAGAAGGTGGCCAGTGAGGAGGAAGAGGTACCACTGGTGGTCTATTTAAAGgagaatgcagccctgctgatgGCCAATGGGCTTCACCTGTCCCAGAACCGAGAAGCCCAGCAGACCCCACCAACCCTGCCTCCAGCTGAGGTCCACAGCCCAACTGCAGATGTCAACCAAAACCTTCCCTCACCCAGTGCCACACTCATCGCACCAGCTTCTAACAGTAACCACAGCCCGCCAGCCACAGATGTTAATCAGAACCCACCGGCAGCTGTGACCCCTCAGAGCAGGCCGCTTTCTAGCATCCAACAGAATTCTTCGGACGCACAACTCCCATCAAATGGCACAGTCACAGATTCGAAGCCCAGCACCCTGTGTGCGAGCGGGCCACCCCAGGAGCTGGCTGTGGAGGCGAGATCCAGCACACTCCTAATTGAGAAGGTATCAGCTCCACCTGCCACCACCTTCTCCAGAGAAGCTGCTCCCATCTCCAGTTCGGGGCCCCCAGCCCCCGATTTCACGTCCAGCTCCCTGCTCATCGATGTCCAGCCCAGtgccgcagcagcagcagctgaacAAGAGACAGCTGGGCAGACTGTCACCACCACACCCACCAAGCTGTATAGCGAGGTCCACCTCACGCTGGCCAAGCCCCCATCCGTGGTCAACAGGACGGCCAAGCCCTTTGGGATCCAGGCACCAGGGAACTCCAGCCAGATGGAGCGGAGCCCAATGGTAGAGAGACGACATCTCGGGGGGAAGGCCCCAGCTCCCCAGTCCCACAGCATGGCAGACAGGAGCCCTCGACCACAGAGACACGTGATGTCCCACAGCCCCATGGTGGAGAGGAGGCCTATGGCGCAGCGAAGCCCTGCCTTGGAGAGACGCCCTTTGGGGAacttcaccccaccccccacctatGCCGAGACCTTGTCCACAGCCCCTCTGGCTTCCCGGGTTAGGTCTCCCCCCTCTTATTCTGCCCTGTACCCCAGCTCTGACCCTAAGCCTTCCCATCTGGCTCTCCAGGTGGTTCCCACCAGCAAGACGGGCATTTTGGAGGAGTCAATGGCCCGAAGGGGCAGCCGGAAATCCATGTTCACCTTCGTGGAGAAGCCCAAGGTGACCCCGAACCCAGACCTGCTGGACCTGGTACAGACGGCTGATGAGAAGCGGAGGCAGAGGGACCAGGGAGAGGCCAGCCTGGAGGAAGAACCCTTTGCGCTGGGAGCCGAGGCCTCCAACTTCCAGCAGGAGCCAGCGCCCCGGGACAGAGCCAGCCCCACCGCGACCGAGGATGTTCTCCCCGAGTGGGCCTCCTGCCTCAAGTCCCCACGCATCCAGGCCAAACCGAAGCCCAAACCCAACCAGAACCTGTCCGAGGCCTCTGGGAAGGGGGCTGAGCTCTACGCTCGCCGCCAGTCCCGCATGGAGAAGTACGTCATCGAGTCTTCGGGCCATGCTGACCTGGCTCGCTGCCCTTCACCCACAATGTCCCTGCCGTCATCCTGGAAGTACTCCATAAATGCCCCTGGCAGCCTCCGCGTGGCATCCCGAAGCCCAGCTCGGACCCCGCCTGCCTCCCTCTACCACGGCTACCTGCCTAAGAATGGAGTCCTGCGCCCAGAGCCCACCAAGCAGCCGCAGCCACCGTACCAGCTGCGGCCCTCGCTCTTTGTCCTGTCTCCCATCAAGGAACCTGCCAAGGCCTCTCCAAGAGCCGCCTCACCCGCCAAGCCAAGCTCCCTGGACCTGGCGCCCAGCCTGCCCAAGGCGACCCTCCCTCGGTCACCTGCCCTGCCTCGGCCCTCCCGGTCCTCCCCAGGCCTCTACCCGGCCCCGGGCCAGGATGGCCTCCAGCCCACCACCATGAGCCCCACCTACAGCAGTGATATCTCCCCCCTGTCTCCCTCCAGGGCCTGGTCCCCCCGAGCCAAGCAGGCCCCCAGGCCTTCCTTCTCCACCCGGAATGCTGGGATCGAGGCTCAG GACCGCCGCGAGAGCCTGCCCACCTCCCCGCCCTGGACGCCGGGTGCGTCCCGGCCCCCCAGCAGCTTGGACGGCTGGGTGAGCCCGGGACCATGGGAGCCGGGCCGAGGGAGCAGCATGAGCAGCcccccgccgctgccgccgccgcctccaCCGCCCATGTCCCCCTCGTGGAGCGAGCGCTCCGAATCCCCGATGCGACCTGAAACCGAGATGCGGCCCCCCAGCCGCCAACTGCAGGCGCTCCTGGCGCGAAATATCATCAACGCCGCCCGGCGCAAGAGCGCCTCCCCGCGGCCGGCCGGCGCCGAGAGCTTGCGGCCCTTCTCCCCGCCCagggcgccgccgccgccgccgccgccgccgccgcgcatGCGCTCGCCGCAgcccgcccggcccggcccggccacCGCCCCCGGGGCCACGTTCGCCCCAATCCCGCGGAGCCCGCTGCCGGCCGGGCCCTCGCCCTGCGCCAGCCCCCGCAGCCCGCTGCCGGCGGCGCCCAGGCCCTTCCCCTACCGCCGCTCGCCCACGGACTCCGACGTGTCCGTCGACTCTGAGGACTCCGGGGCCAAGTCGCCCGGCATCCTTGGCTACAACATCTGTCCCCGCGGGTGGAACGGCAGCCTGAGGCTCAAACGTGGCAGCCTCCCCGCCGAGGCCTCCTGCACCACCTAA